In Camelina sativa cultivar DH55 chromosome 17, Cs, whole genome shotgun sequence, the genomic stretch NNNNNNNNNNNNNNNNNNNNNNNNNNNNNNNNNNNNNNNNNNNNNNNNNNNNNNNNNNNNNNNNNNNNNNNNNNNNNNNNNNNNNNNNNNNNNNNNNNNNNNNNNNNNNNNNNNNNNNNNNNNNNNNNNNNNNNNNNNNNNNNNNNNNNNNNNNNNNNNNNNNNNNNNNNNNNNNNNNNNNNNNNNNNNNNNNNNNNNNNNNNNNNNNNNNNNNNNNNNNNNNNNNNNNNNNNNNNNNNNNNNNNNNNNNNNNNNNNNNNNNNNNNNNNNNNNNNNNNNNNNNNNNNNNNNNNNNNNNNNNNNNNNNNNNNNNNNNNNNNNNNNNNNNNNNNNNNNNNNNNNNNNNNNNNNNNNNNNNNNNNNNNNNNNNNNNNNNNNNNNNNNNNNNNNNNNNNNNNNNNNNNNNNNNNNNNNNNNNNNaaaaaaaaaaaaaaaaaccctggtCCAACAACGAATACGAAAAGATCAGTGTTTTTCAATTTCATTATTACaatttcaacaacaaaacatcCATTTGGAGTGCATGCAATGATGCACTACAAAACTATGGGTGCCGTGTACGGTGTACCCAAGGATGTTTtgtaatatgtaaaatatcaatacttttaatttcattatatCACAATTTGTTCTAACAACAAATACGAAAATGaaccaacaaaaacctttttcgaaaagaaaagaaaaaaaaacaatacaaaaaatgatattattcGCTTGCATGATCGTTTCAGAGTATTCAACTATCGCATGCAGAAAATTCTTAAACCTATATTTGATGTGTGATTTTGATTCTTATAAACTCTCATTATGTACATACGATATATCCAAAAAAATGGGTATATTAAGTTTTAGGTTAGTATTGTATATATCGCTCTGTTGTTACGATTGTTGATTACGTTAACTTGAAGTACGTagtaaaacaccaaaaacaaaatacttgAAGTAGTAAATACGTAAAACAGAGTTGGgttttgcttttatatttggggtccatttgaattcattttctttgaaaagaagaaaatgttggCTTTTCTCCGTGAGAGTTactttaatttatgaaaaagaCAGGCCAAAAGTTAtgtttcaagaaaacaaagatgacattaataataaaagttgcatttaaccaaaaagaaaaacattacaaaagtaGGAAACGAACGAAGCAGGTCAACTTTCAATGTGTGTGCACATTAGCTCTACGACACATAACCCAAAGTCTTTTTAGAACATTGATtaatttctttatctttttgaacacattaattacttaattagttaaatataatccattatcataatttaataagtAGTACTGTCTTATGGTTTCATCATTGGTACTAGGCTGTACTTAGTAGTTAGATTAGATCAAGATCTACCTACTATAGTGttatcttcttcaaattcaCTGAGATTTAATTACTTATTGTAATTAGATCAAGATATAATGATATATCACACTAGCTAGTGTTCTGATTCTTCCTCTAATTGttgtttgtagaagaaattaacaatataatttgtGTTACAgtcaacaaaacataattaaatcttaaaaaaaacacacacaaaagaaccttaattatattaatatatatatcaaaataacatGAAGCAGATCTAATTTTTTCCCCACACCAAGACTCGCATAACATCaatggtaaaaaaagaaaaaaattacttataGTTACGGTTATAACTATTATAAACTGAGTATATTTTGTTTACTGTATTAACTCAAGCCGGCTGTTATTTACCAAATAAACCACACATCTACATGCATGTATAATAAACCCTTGCACACATAAACACAGAGGCatgtacatatttttaatatatgaggGATATTTAGTTAAGTTAATTATTCATTAGGATTGTGGTAGATGAGGACGACAGATTTGGTGTCAAAATCTTGGATGAACATCTCTTGTGCTGTTCTAAACGGATTTTTAAGAAGCTCTTTGATTGGTTCAGGCAACGGTTTatccttcatcatcttcttccaataTTCCTCTGCAACTCCTCTTCCTGATCTTCCTTCATTAAGATTCACAAACTAAATACACAATATCAATTCAAAATTTGTTATACATTTCAGATCTTAATTAATTAGGGctcttataattatataaagaagaaGCTTTACCAGGAGAAAGCTGAAAAGGACGATCAAGAAAACGACCAAGTAATGTTGTTGCTTCATCTCTGCTTTAACTTTAGGATTTTTTCTCGATATCTATGATAAATTCTTGGGTGGTAAagtttttatatgataattctCCGCTCcttgcattttattttgttatttaaaaaaaataaaatttcatattatatTGTAAGGTCAACTTTGTATtgtgtatattgtatatttatatttttaatataaatttgagagtGGTGGGGTGGCCTGAGTAAGGGAgttttgtttattcttcttctctggaGCGATCAGCTATTACAGCTCAGATAGCAACaccatcaaattttatatttactaaaaatagATAAGACTTATATAATTGTAGATATAGAACAAAGAAGAATTCTTAAATTGAATATGTACATTCGTTCGAATAAGATTCGGCCTTTGGAATACGCAAGAAGACAAACGATTATAAGTTAATGGGACACTAGTACGACATTTTTCAAAAAGCCTTTTGAGTTTTATGTCTAAAAGACTCGAGTAAATGAAACAGAGCATGCAAGTATGTCAATGAGACAGTGCACTGAAGATAGACACATCCTTGGGTAATGTGGGAGGTTCTGTTTCAACATTGTATTCACGTGTCAACTAAACAAAGTGGTAGGTATTTCTATTGGGAAAAGATACACTTCCAACATCACAAAAAGCTGGTAAAAACAATTCAAGATTAATAGGATAGTTATTTTGGTAATAAAggactaaaatactatatcaaatataacaattttttttatcgagAATGCATTGATAAAGTATTATTTAACTTTAATCATTTATATCCTTACTAAGATTcgaagtttaattattttaaatttgtgatttgatgatatttaatttttgtgcttttataacttaaaaaataattaaattttattcaatcaAATACATGTTTATTACTAACAGTGACACATGTCAACTTGTAACATGCTCTCAGATTGTGTggtttggaaagaaaaaaagtctaTCCTTCAATCTTTCATATAATGTGATATGGAAAACTTTACTAGAAAACCAAAAGCACGTGTTATCTAGTCACTTATAAAGCTTACAACAATATGAAATATAAAGATTGATTTGGCAACCAGTAGAGTACACAAATAACCTAACTGTTTAATTGGCTAGAGAACAATGGATTAATGAGACCCACCATTAGTCTTGAAGTTGATCCTCTCAATTCCATCAAAACTGTCCATGAAGGCAATGATGTATTGTGATTATGatttgaactaaaaaaaatatatatattttatgatctTGTCATAATCTGAACACTATATATGGTGTTTGGCCAAGTACACTCATATTTTACAAATCTTATTTTAACTTTCCTAACTTTTAGTGGCCGTGGAATTTTGTCTAAAGATTTGAAACCGCTTCTACAATATTCCCATTAGGAAAAAGGATAATCATGACAAACCAGCTTAGCTTTAGAAAGAAAAGTCATAAAGAAAAAGCTGAACTTAGTGCTTCTCATAAGTGCAAATTGAAAATTTGCTATATTATGGGGTCTAATTAATAAAGAGTATAGATAAGATTATAAGATAATCGATGGCTTGGATGATTTTACTTTTCGCCTGATTAATTGTGGTGCAAATGAAAAGCTTTTAATACATTGATGAGTTTTATGTTTGCGGCAAAACTCTATGATAAATATACAAGTCAACTTCTATATATGCATGGATGATGACAGATCATCCAACTTAAAGATTTACAATAGTGANAGTCTTGAAGTTGATCCTCTCAATTCCATCAAAACTGTCCATGAAGGCAATGATGTATTGTGATTATGatttgaactaaaaaaaatatatatattttatgatctTGTCATAATCTGAACACTATATATGGTGTTTGGCCAAGTACACTCATATTTTACAAATCTTATTTTAACTTTCCTAACTTTTAGTGGCCGTGGAATTTTGTCTAAAGATTTGAAACCGCTTCTACAATATTCCCATTAGGAAAAAGGATAATCATGACAAACCAGCTTAGCTTTAGAAAGAAAAGTCATAAAGAAAAAGCTGAACTTAGTGCTTCTCATAAGTGCAAATTGAAAATTTGCTATATTATGGGGTCTAATTAATAAAGAGTATAGATAAGATTATAAGATAATCGATGGCTTGGATGATTTTACTTTTCGCCTGATTAATTGTGGTGCAAATGAAAAGCTTTTAATACATTGATGAGTTTTATGTTTGCGGCAAAACTCTATGATAAATATACAAGTCAACTTCTATATATGCATGGATTATGACATATCATCCAACTTAAAAGATTTacaatactccctccgtttcaaaatatagaatgttttaatgaaaacacgcatattaagaaatagttatttttaaaaagtttaaccaatcataaacaagtcggaatactataaaatataaatttaatttaaaagttgcataagaagttgaaaacatcctatattataaaacaaaaatacttctctaaacatcctatatattatgaaacggagggagtagtcGTGTAAATTAATGTATAGTGTCCAAAAGAACAAACACTTCACATACGAAATCGATCTCTCATGTTGATATGGTTTACAATAGGTTCGATTGGCAATTACTCGCATTTAAACGAAAcagttaaaataaattttgaccTTTTATTATACGGAGTAATAAAAACAATAGTTTAAAAAGTGGTAAAAATAATTGATGAAAAAGGtggtataaattaaaaaaaaaaataagacggtttaaatatataaatttgattggTTGCATGGCAAAGTTGAATAGTAGAAGAAACATATTAATTGTGAAGATGAATATTAAATTTGCAATGTCGATCTTTTGTGTCGACACAACCAGCCTTAACGAGTTCGACAGTCTTCTCAGTTAATCTTTAACGAAGGTTTCGTTTATTGCCAATATGGAAGCTCAAGTTTCCTATTTTTCGAAGTCTACATAATTATGTTTTGGCGGGTTTCGGCAATGTTTTCTCAAAACTTTTTAAGGATCGAAGTCGAACCAATAATCTTAATTAAGCATTTTTGttagttgttttatttaaatttctatctTTTGTGTAATCGGACTTTATATCCTGAGATTTAAAAACTATTACAAATcttcaaaggaaaagaaaaatgtaataaCCTTGTGGAACGACACGAAGCAGTCGAGTGGGGACCCAAACGTTCGATCAAGTCATGCATGCATATCTTGAAATGTTGGCTAAATATTAATGCGCTATCCTTGAAATTGTCAATTggtagtaaatatatatatagcctatTGGTCAACTTCTACATGTACTTGTTGGAATTAGCCTTTTAATGCCCAAGTCAACTTATATTTCTCAATCATGCtcaaaatattacaattctctttttctttttgtcctgCAAACATTACAACTATTGCTCATTAGTATAATGGATATATCCGCTGTCTAAATGGATTTTATTCTCGGTTTTATATAAGTACTATTTGACATTTTTACTACATTTTATACACATTTGATTAAtggagttttatttatttactatattagGATTCGTGCTATACCACagattgaaatttattttatttatcttataaaaataaaatataatttatataattgtttttaaaagttttttagataaaacataatgcaataaaatcatatgttaaatatgatggcttgaaaaaaatacctattttgtaagtttgatattgttagttttgtaattttatgtatgaaaaATGGTTATGTCTgttgtttgtttctattttaatttttgaacatattTGGTGAATGTTTTAGCATTagatttagttaaaaatatgtacaacaaaagagaaattgaaacaacttaaatagattattttttgccataaaacaaaaataaaattgtagttGAGATTAATATcaggatttgatttttttttgcttttaatttatatttttttttctcttttcatttgattttcGTTTCTTACATATCTAATCGCTTGGGAGTTTAATGCAAAGCTACAAGATTTGTGTTAGTAACACTCATACCAGATTAAGAACAAATCTTGACACCGGAGTaccattaattaaattaacatatctcggatacttttaaattttcttacaatggttcttttttttttttctccgtaGAACCATTAAAACCACATATCCATATACTAAAAAATAGATTCCACGAACATGAATAttcattttgatgtttttttctctccttaTTTTCGTGCAAATTAGGATGATAAAACATAATGGGTGATGTATTAAagtcaaagattttatttagtgGGTTGGTTGTCGCCATAGAAGTAGAGTAATTatgaaaacgaaaaaagaaattaattaggTCAATGATACTGCGACTAAGTTCAATGAAAGATCAATGagcttttagtttttgttttcttattattattttaatttacagTCCTAGTTAGTTTTAAAAAACTAGTATTGTAttctaatattgttttaatCCTTTTGAATTCTCCAAAGGTCTACGATTCAcattgtcaacaaaagatttaTTGAAGAGTACCACAAAACTTCGTGAGGGTGacatacttttaaaaacaaaatttaagatTAAAATCAGAAGCATTCAATGTATATATGGAGATAAATTTTACTATTAAAGATATCAGCCTATGAAATTGGCACGTACCCTTTTGGCACTTTAAAATATGGGGAAAAATTATCTATCAGCGATTCAGCGTTACGAACGAGGGGTCTTCCACATTGTTCTATGATATATAGATCCGAGTAAAATACATTGTCTATCAAGTAATCCCACACATATAATTGGTGATAAGATATATAACGAGACGAGCAAATTCTCAAAGATGAAAAATGAAGAGTATAAGTATCATTCTTTTTGTTATATCCTATCAGCTATTCATCGGAATATTTCAGAGTGAACTTTTTCGAACATTAGCAAATCGAATATACTTTGTTCGTGGCCTTTTGCAGATTTCTGATATACGGTATCTCAACGTGGATGTTGTTACATTTTCTAACCTTGTATGCGAGTTACATTTTCTAGAAAGAGAAAACACTCACAAATGCTAGGGATAACATATAGATTCGCATAatgttttttcgtttttgttttgNTGTTATATCCTATCAGCTAATCCGGTCAGCTATTCATCCGAAAATTTCAGAGTGAACTTTTTCGAAAATTAGCATATCGAATATACTTTGTTCGTGGCCTTTTGCAGATTTCTAATATACGGTATCTCAACGTGGATGTTGTTACTTTTCATGAATATATAAATCTTGAACTTTAATTATCGGACCAAACCTTGTATGCGAGTTACATTTTCTAGAAAGAGAAAACACTCACAAATGATAGGGATAACATATAGATTCgcattttgaacaaaaaaaaattaaatgcatTCGCATAATCTTGTATGACGATGACTTCATTTAACAAAGAGTCTTCAGTCAAAAAAAGAAGCAAGATCGAGTCCTCAGAAAATACTCATTGCGCAGTACACAAACTTACATTATAGTGTCGACCCCCAACAGTTCTAGAGACTATATGCAAAAACAGATTCGCAAATATTAGCACTAATATGAtatatggattttattttcatttaaaactTTACTATTTACAGATGACTATAGCTGGAATATATTCTATAGATCTATTTTTTAAAGGCTTacgaatgtataattaatataCAAAGAAGAGttagttctttttatttttcaattacgACGTAAAGGATGATCTAtgaactatatattttttttgtattatagaATCAATGGAACCAATCTATTTGgattaatatcaattttttttatcaacgtATCTTTTACAGTTTCAAATTAGATGACGATGTAAGAAGCTTGCAGGCTTcagaaatattaattatacaaataaaatggaATTAAAACTGTTAACAGTCTACTTATATGTGtaacttaaataaatgaaataaaatccttgaatttttaaaataatgagaaGTCAGCCTCATCATTAAGTAAATggattattataaatatacagAAGATGGGTGTTCAGACTTCATTGAGATCTATAAGATCACTTGAatactatcttcttcttttttttaatgttttgctctctcttcttatttaacaaaaagtcaaaatattaagaagaagaggaagaagatagaagaaacTCATTCTCTCCGCAGAGATCATAAAATCCATGGCTTCTACTTTAAGGCTCTCTAATAGCTTCATCATCCTCCTACTCTTCTCTCTGGTATATATCTctctggtatatatatatttttctctctacTCTTCActtgaatacatatatatgatactctatatatatatatatatatatatgtatacgcgtgttctatatatataagagtcTTGGATTCAAAGCCTTATTCGTTAGCTGCTTCTTGAAAGTAGAATCCTGcaaaatataaactaatcaCATAATTCGTAATTCTGATAACACAATTTATGCATCATAAAaccttctcttttgtttccgTCAATCGGAGAAAAAGTAATTGATACTATATAGTATTATGTACTATATAGAGAAGTTATACCATATTCATGTATCAATTGAATTTGTGCATACTGCATCATGGTTCCTACCACATTGttaggaagaaaaagaaaaaagtcttCTTTAATTTATCTTCTGGCAAcctttttgaagaaaaaatattaatatatttaaatttataaacaaaactttgaatcttttttaattaagattttggcATCTAATTTCGAattggttttgtgtttcttgaatGTAGTGGGTGGTGGAGGCACACACGTCAAGAAAGCTGATATCGATCAAGGAACAACAAGGCCAAGATGTTAATCATTTTCTGAAAGATGGTGATTTTGATGATCCTTCACTGTACGTGTATTTCAGACTCAATGATCTCAAACTAGGAACCAAACTAAGGATTTACTTCTACAAAAACGATCTTcaaaagcttcctccacttctCACAAGACAACAAGCTGATCGCATTCCTTTCACCAAGTCGAAACTTGACTTTCTTCTGGACCATTTCTCTATCTCCAAAGACTCTCCTCAAGGAAAAGCCGTAAAGGCGACTTTGGGACATTGTGATGCTAAAGAAATTGAAGGAGAGCATAAGTTTTGTGGTACTTCTCTAGAGTCAATGGTTGATCTTGTGAAGAAAACACTGGGGTCTAATGTTGACCTCAAGGTCATGACGACTAAAATAATGGCACCTACTCGAGATCCGATAAGTTACGGTTTGTATAACTATACATTCGTCGAGGCTCCTAAAGAACTTATTGGGATTAAGATGTTGGGATGTCATAGGATGCCATACCCTTATGCTGTTTACTATTGCCATGGGCATAAAGGTGGAAGCCGACTCTTTGAAGTTAAGATGGTGACGGATGATGGGAAACAACGGGTAGTAGGACCAGCTATTTGCCACATGGACACATCCATGTGGGACGTGGATCATGTAGCCTTCAAGGTGTTGAAAATGGAGCCGAGGTCAGGACCGGTTTGCCACTTCTTCCCTCTTGATAACATTGTGTGGGTGACAAAGTAAGAGAGACTATAGGCTTAGGTAATATATAATGTGAGTATGTAATGTGTCGTCTTGTAATATCTATGGTttgggagaaaagaaaaaaacaaaagacagcCTTGTTGTTGGCTTTGGTGTTGCCTCTTTTGTGTGACTTGCAGCGACGTGACAATGCTACAtgtaacatataaatataaggTTGTTAcataacatgtaatatataatactatatatatttatatatacatcaacATGATGTGTACGTACGTAGCTTTTTTTGGCCCATGAAATATACGGTTAGTTAGGAACATCAATTCAATTACGACTTGTCCTTCCtttcaattaataaataaaaagctttAATGAATCTTTCGCGACGTTGCAGACGACGGACATGCATGTCTGTCTAGAACATAAATTATATGATCATCTATTCTTTACTAGTATATGATATTCAgcattgaatatttttatttactctagTCTCTagataacataattaaacataaGATAACTTTTTTTCTGAAGATAGTTTTACAATTTACATgtactttaaactttaaacacatagtttaatcaaacaaaacatgtacCTAAAGGCTAAATTAAACAACCATACTGTATATAATAACTCTATTAGCTCCATATTTACGTCTACGCACAAAGTTAACCAATTAACTAGTTTAAAGGTTTTAAGTAttactataatttataat encodes the following:
- the LOC104758232 gene encoding uncharacterized protein LOC104758232, translating into MKQQHYLVVFLIVLFSFLLFVNLNEGRSGRGVAEEYWKKMMKDKPLPEPIKELLKNPFRTAQEMFIQDFDTKSVVLIYHNPNE
- the LOC104758234 gene encoding BURP domain protein USPL1 isoform X2 gives rise to the protein MASTLRLSNSFIILLLFSLWVVEAHTSRKLISIKEQQGQDVNHFLKDGDFDDPSLYVYFRLNDLKLGTKLRIYFYKNDLQKLPPLLTRQQADRIPFTKSKLDFLLDHFSISKDSPQGKAVKATLGHCDAKEIEGEHKFCGTSLESMVDLVKKTLGSNVDLKVMTTKIMAPTRDPISYGLYNYTFVEAPKELIGIKMLGCHRMPYPYAVYYCHGHKGGSRLFEVKMVTDDGKQRVVGPAICHMDTSMWDVDHVAFKVLKMEPRSGPVCHFFPLDNIVWVTK
- the LOC104758234 gene encoding BURP domain protein USPL1 isoform X1 translates to MASTLRLSNSFIILLLFSLVYISLWVVEAHTSRKLISIKEQQGQDVNHFLKDGDFDDPSLYVYFRLNDLKLGTKLRIYFYKNDLQKLPPLLTRQQADRIPFTKSKLDFLLDHFSISKDSPQGKAVKATLGHCDAKEIEGEHKFCGTSLESMVDLVKKTLGSNVDLKVMTTKIMAPTRDPISYGLYNYTFVEAPKELIGIKMLGCHRMPYPYAVYYCHGHKGGSRLFEVKMVTDDGKQRVVGPAICHMDTSMWDVDHVAFKVLKMEPRSGPVCHFFPLDNIVWVTK